The sequence CCTTTTCTCTTTCTTAGATTTTTCTTTCATTCTATTGCGATGGGATTGGAGAAAATCAGCTACAGCAGGCTCTAGCCGTTCTCTAGAAAGAACCTGAACAGCCCTTTCTTTTGACAAGGCCTGAGCGATTTGTTTGCCGTAACGCTTGCTGACAACACGGCTGTCTAAGATTACAGCGACCGAACCTTGGTCAGATCGTCTAACAGTACGACCCAAGGCTTGTTTTAGCCGAATGATCGCCATCGGCAACTGATAATCATAGAAAGGATTTTTCCCTTCTTGACGCAGTTCCTGGTTTAATTTTTTGGTTAACGGTTCATGGGGATTTTGGAAAGGCAATCTCGGAATCACTTGAATTACACAAGGATGGGTTGAAAAATCAACCCCTTCCCAGAAACTACCTGTTCCAAGCAAGATCTGGCGCTCACCTTTTTCAAAACGTTTTTTCAGTTGGCTTGGTTCCCCATTTTTATACTGAGCTAGATGAGGTTGGTCGAGCAGGTCCGAAACTGCCAGCAACATTTCTTTTGAGGTAAACAAGACCAATAAGGGTTCTTGAAAGGCTTGTAAGCTTCGAATGACAGAAGCCACTTCACTAGCATAGTCAACAGGTGAAACTTCGGTAACGAGAGGAAAGTCATCAATTAGATAGACTTCTTGTTGTTCCTGCTTTGCTACATCAAGCCTAACAAGTGGAGCATCTGGGAATCCCAGTAAATCTGCTAAGGAAACCCGATTGCTGATTTCAAGAGTGGCCGATACTCCTAGGAGCCTACAATCTTCTGGCAATAGGTCTGCTAGTATAAAGCGGCCTTTTTTGCTTGAACAAATCAAGACATCCTTGCTCGATTTTTCTGCTGTAGCAAGCCAAAATTCACGGTCCGACGTGAAAAAGTTTGCAGTCTCTCTATACTCTGGGAGAGCTAACTCCGAAAAATGCTGGCGCAACTCTTCAAGAGAATCCAACCACTTTCCATTCTTCAGACCTGACTGATAGTGCTCTATCAAGTAACGACATTCAAAGCCGATACTCTCAAGCAAGCGTTTCTGAACCAAATCCTCCACTGACTCCAAGGACTTTTCAATTTGAGTTACAAGTTCCTCAAGGCGGTAAGCCTGCTGGGCTAGATTTTCAAGGGCTAGCAGCATTTTTTGAGCTTCATCCAAGATCACCAAACGGTTGTCGACAAACTCTGGATTGTCTTCCAAACGAGTGACCAGATAGGCATGATTAGTCAAGAGAACGCGACTGGTCTTGGCCTTTTCCTGCCCTCGTTTCCAAAAATCCTCTGTAGCAAATAAACTTTTCTTTGAAAGCTTACCATCGTGGACTAGTTCCGGCAGAAAGTGCTGGTAGCGATAAAGCTGCCCGATTTCGTCCAAGTCACCAGTCTCTGTCTCTGTTAACCAGATGAGCAGTTGCATTTTAAAACGTGTGAAAAGGCGATTGGACTCCGGTCGATGGAGGACTCGGTGAAAGGCATCCAGTTTCAAGTAATTTTGAGGCCCCTTGAGACTATGAATTTCCAGATGGAAGACCTCTTTTAAGCGCTGACCTTCTTCTTGCATGATTTGATTTTGAAGAATTTTGGTCGGAACGCTCACTAGGATTCCAGCTTCACTCTCCGAGTTCAAAGCTGGAAGGAGATAACCATAAGTCTTGCCCAGTCCCGTTTGGGCTTGGATAAAGGAAGTTTGGTGTTCTTCCAATAATTGCTCAACCTTCTCCGCAAAATCCAGCTGCTGTGGACGTTCCTCCAGCCCCAATAAAGAAATGTTTTTAGCAAAGTCTTTGGATAACTTTTGTGGGACTAAGGCTTTGCTTTCCTTTCTGAGGAAAAGCCCATGAAGTTCCATCAAGTCGGGCGAAGATAAGAGAGATTGTTGCTGATAGACCTCCTCAATCACCAGATAACTTTCATAGAGAAGGTTGTCTGCAAGTTTTAGCAAGCTTTCTAAGAGCCCTTTTTGTAACTCAAATAGTTTTTGACGCATGTAGAGCAAGAGTTCAGCTGTTGCCTGAGCATCTGACAGGGCAGTATGGGCATGTTCCAGCTCAATGCCCAACTCTTGACAAAGGATACCTAAGTTATACTTTTCAAACTGAGGATATAGAACTTGGGCAAGCTCAACTGTATCCACCCGCGGTGTACGCAATTCATATCCTTCAAAAAAGAGAAATTCTGCAAGAAGGTTGGCATCAAACTGTACATTGTGCGCAACAAAAATACCGTCCTTAACCAATTCAAAAATTTTTCCGGCCACCTGAGAAAACTCTGGTGCCGCAGCCAAACGCTGATCGGTCAGACCCGTTAATTCTTTGATATGAGAATCCAAGGGTTCATGGGGATTGACATCGGTCGCATACTGATCAATGATTTCACCATTCTCAATCACCACAATGCCTACTTGAATAATTTTTGCCTTGCTTCCGGTGCTGGTCGCCTCTAAATCAACGACCACATACCGATCATTTCTCGCATTCATCATTAAAAATTATATCAAAAAAAGCATGATTTGACACCCCTCAACTTTGATAACAATCTCGCTTTCCTTGCGAGTTTGAGTAAAAATCAAGACCTTAAAAGTGAGAATTTCACGCAAGTTCAGCAGTTGGTCGCTAGTTCTGAGGTATTTGAAAACCTTATCAACAAAGCTACATCAACATAAAAAGGCAACCAAGGTATTAGCTGCCTTTTTGAGATATTTTTTTCATTGTTTTCGGAAGAGCTTTACTAATTTCGGTAGGCAAGACAAGGTAGTTTTCTTGAGCTAGTTCTTGCGCAATAGCTGAATGAAGGTGAGTTGCTGCCACCACTCTCTCATAGAGACTGACTTGGTGAAACTGACCTGCAAAACCTGCAATCATCCCAGCCAGAGTATCTCCCATCCCACCAGTTGCTTGATAGGGACCTCCAACCTGTAACTGATAATATTCAGACTGACCAGCTTTCCAGATACGAGTCGCTGAACCCTTCTCGACTAGAATCGTCCTTTGAGGAAAAGCAGAAAGAGCCCTAGCAGTCGCCTCTGTATTTTGATGGTCAAGAACTATACCAGACAGTCTTTCCCATTCCTTTTGGTGGGGAGTTAGGATGAGCTGACTAGATGGGAATGTCAAATGAGCTTTTGCTAAGATGCCCAAAGCACCGCCATCTGCAATCAAAATCTGGTCTTTTCTAAGGCTGTCAAAGAACCTTCTTACGAGTTCTTCTCCGAATGCATCCTCTCGCAAACCCGGACCTAGCAAGACAACTTCTGCCTTTTCCAACTGCTCTTTTAACAATTGCTGATCTTGAAGAGAAAATGCCATGGCCTCAGGTAAATGACTGTGTAGAGCAAGGATATTTTCCCTATCTGTTCCAACGGTCACCAAACCTGCCCCGCTTTTGACAGCTGCCAAGGCAGCCATGATGATGGCTCCACCATAAGGATAGGTCCCACCAAGCAAGAGCAGACGGCCATAGTCTCCTTTATGACTGGTACGAGAACGTTCAATAATAACTTTTTCTAATAAAGTTTGATCAATCACTTTCATCGATTTTTCCTCTCACTCCATTATACTACAAAAGGAGGGGCAAACCTCCTTCTACACTATTTTCCCTTAAATTCCGCAAAGGTCTGTAAGATTTTAGCTGCCACTGCTGGAGAAGGAGCTCCTTTTATCTCTAACGTGTCATCTGCATATGGAGTAAGGCCAGCAAAATCTCCTATCTGGACAGAATAGAGCGATGTTTTAAATAGTTCAATATCGTTTTGGTCATTTCCAAAAGCGATGAAGTTCTCCCCGCATAACTTTTCAACAGTTGTCGCCTTATGAGTATCCAAGGGATTAACATAAAGGCACTTTTCATGCGCATGATAGGAGAGATGAGCCTGTCCTAGTCTTTCTAGCTGACCAAGCAGATCATCAAGCAACTCCTCATGGTCACCCATATAAACGACTACCTTAATCGGAGTACCTAAGTCCTCGAGTTTCTGATGACGAGCTACCTTTAGGGGATCCACACTGGAAATAAATGGAATCTTCTCTACAATCTGTCCACTATAGTCAAAGCAATCATCTGCAAAAAAAGGGAGATTATAAGTCTGGCAATAATCCACTAGCGCATGATAAACTCTAGCATCGAGATTCCTTTCGAAGATAGCCTTCCCCAAATGATAGGCTACGCCACCATTCAAACCTATGACCAAGCGCTGACTGAGTTCAGGGCCTAATAAACCCAAGCAATCCCGATAAGAGCGAGCCGAGGCAAACACAAGCTCATGCCCATAATCTTCAGCCTTTAAAAGAACCTGCTGAATCTCCTCATCTATGGTCATGTAGTCAAAAGATAGCGTTCCATCCAGGTCAAATACGAATTTCATCTTCCTAGTCCTTATTTAGTGTTCGAAGCGCTGCCTGATAGGTTTGCTCCATTAGCATGGTAATCGTCATAGGACCAACTCCACCCGGTACAGGTGTGATGTGGCTAGCAAGTGGTGCAACAGCATCATAATCAACATCTCCACAAAGCTTGCCATTTTCATCTCGGTTCATCCCAACATCAATGACAACCGCTCCCGGTTTGACAAAGTCAGCTGTCACAAACTTAGCACGACCGATTGCAACGACAAGAATATCCGCCTTAGCAGCCACCTTGGCAAGATGATGGGTGCGTGAGTGGGTCAAGGTCACAGTCGCATTCTTAGCCAAAAGAAGCTGAGCCATTGGTTTCCCAACGATATTTGAGCGACCGATAACAACCGCATTTTTACCTTCTAGATCAATCCCATATTCATGAAACATCTCCATAATTCCTGCAGGTGTCGAAGGAATCATAACTGGATGACCAGACCAGAGACGCCCCATGTTTAGGGGATGGAAACCATCCACATCTTTTTCGGGGTCAATAGCTAATAAAACTGCCTCTTCGTCAATATGTTTTGGCAAAGGTAATTGAACCAAAATCCCATGCCAAGCTGGATCTTGATTGTATTTGGCAATCAAGTCTAACAATTCCGCCTGGGTAATGGCCTCTGGAACTCGCACTACTTCACTACGGAAGCCAGCAGCGAGAGCTGACCGTTCCTTATTGCGAACGTAGACTTGGCTGGCAGGATTGTCCCCCACCAAAATCACTACCAATCCTGGAACTAGACCTGTTTCTTCTTTTAGTTTGGCCGTCTTTTCAGCCAACTGTCCTTGTAACTTAGCCGCAAGAGCCTTCCCATCAATAATCTGAGCCATATCTCTTCTCTTTTCTATCAAATATCCTCTATTATATCAAAAAATAACTCGCCATCCTAACACTTCTTGCCTAATGGACCTTATAGTCTGAAACTATAAGAAAAAGCCCTTGTCGAGCTTTTATGCCTATTTATACTAGGTAAATCTGTCATGCTTTCTTTTTGACTTTTGGAGCCGGTAAGACTTCATACATCTCCTTAATTAATTTCATTAGAAATGATTTATCTTCAATGTCTTCTATCAAAATCATCTCCTTAGCTCCTTCATAAGGACGTTCAAGCCTAGTCTGTCCCAGTTGATCCATGACCACCTTCACAGGCTTCAGTAACAAACGATTATCATAAATTCCTCCAATAATCTTCCCACGATAATAAAGGATATACTCTCCCATCATTGGACGATAACTCATCTCCTCTAGCTCTGATAGCTGTTCGAGAATAAAATCTAAATATTCTTTACTGGAAGCCATGATGCCTACTCCATTTCTTCTAAAAATGAGGTATTACAAAACCTTACTCAAGAAATCTTTGGTTCTTTGTTCTTGGGTTTGTTCAAAGACTTGCTCTGGCGTTCCATCTTCGACAACAACCCCATCCGCCATAAAGATAACACGGTCTGCTACCTCACGCGCAAAGCCCATTTCATGAGTCACAATCACCATGGTCATCCCTGATTTAGCGAGGTCTTGCATAACAGCTAGAACTTCTCCAACCATCTCAGGGTCTAGGGCTGAAGTCGGCTCATCAAAGAGCAAAACATCTGGTTCCATAGCAAGTCCACGTGCAATGGCAATCCGTTGCTGCTGACCACCTGACAAACTCTGTGGATAAGCCGTCGCCTTATCTGGCAAGCCAACTTTTTCTAACAGTTCCTGTGCTCTTTTCTCCGCAACTTCCTTGCTTTCACCTTTGGTTTTAATTGGTGACAAAGTGATATTTTCCATCACTGTCATATTGGGAAAGAGGTTGAATTGTTGGAATACCATGCCCATCTTTTCACGCATGGCAAAAAGGTCATTTTTCTTATCTGTGATATCAACTCCTTCAAAGATAACCTTACCTTTACTTGCTTCTTCAAGGAGATTCATCGAACGAAGGAGGGTTGATTTCCCGCTCCCTGACGGACCAATAATGACCACAACTTCTCCACGTTTAATCTCAAGATTGATGCCTTTTAAAACTTCATTTTTCCCAAAAGACTTATGTAGTTCTTCAATTTTAATCAAGGTTTCTGTCATTATTTCTTGTCTCCTTGTCCAATATGTTTTTCAAATGCTTTCAACGCCACTGTCAAAACAGAGGTCATAATCAAATAGTAAAAGGCTGCAAATAAAAGAGGAGTCAACGGTAAATAAGTTGTTGTTGCTACTGTCGTTGCACCATTCCACAACTCCATCACCCCAATCGCTGATAAGAGGGAACTATCCTTGATAATGGTGATAAATTCGTTTCCAAGAGCTGGAAGAATATTTTTGATAGCTTGTGGCAAAATGACATAACGCATGGCATTTTTCGGACGAATACCTAGAGAATATGCAGCCTCTAACTGCCCTTTAGGAACCGCATTGATCCCCGCACGAACAGTTTCTGAAACATAAGCACCACTGTTCATAGAAATAATCAGAATACCAGGAATCAAACGAGAAAGATCAACTCCTAAAATTCCCACTTGAATAGTCGGAGCATTGATATGCATAAGGGCAAAGGCAATCATTATTTGAACCATCATTGGAGTACCACGGAAGATCCAAACATACACATTTGCAAACCAAACGAGCGGTTTAAAGCGTGAACGTTGGGCAAAGGCCAGTAACACACCTATAATGGTCCCTAAGCAGACAACAAGGATGGAAATCAATACGGTAATCAGAGCACCATAGTTAAAATATGGTAAATACTTTGGTAAAAAAGAAAAATTCATATTCAATCAACTTTCTATGTATTAGATTGTATGATTATAACATGAATTGAATTAAAATGCAATCCTTTTTCCCTAATTTTAACAATTAACTTGATAGAATAGAGAAATAGAGAGAAATCACAGTTTTTTTCTAGTCAACTACCTCTTGTTTATGGTAAAATAGAAACGATAAGAAATGGAGGAGAATCAAAATGGAATCACATTTGGTTAGAATCATTAACCGCCTAGAAGCAATGACAAAAGATGGTGGAAATCTAAAACGTAATTTTGAACGTGAAGGTGTTGTTGTCGCAGAAGTTGCATACAGCCATGACGAAGAAAACGGATCACTCTTCACCCTTCGCGATGTAGAAGCTCGTGAAACTTATACATTTGATAGCATTGATTTGATTGCAATGGAGATCTACGAACTCCTTTACTAATATAAAAACAACGGGCAGTAGGGCCCGATAAATGAGAATCCTTTTTGTCACCACAAATGGGATTTTTTCTTACCTTCAATGTCGCTGGATTCTTCATAAATCCCTCTTTTAAAAACGACCACTTCCCAATCTTTTTACTTGCTTTACACCTTAATCATGCTATAATGAGAGTATAAAACTTTGACTATTCTTGACCTTTTTCTTAGACCAAGAATAAGAATGAAATGAGGTAGATGTATGCTCTGTCAAAACTGTAAAATTAACGACTCAACAATTCATCTGTATACCAATATCAATGGACAGCAAAAGCAAATTGATCTCTGTCAAAATTGCTATAAAATTATCAAAACAGATCCAAATAATACCCTCTTTAAAGGAATGACTGACTTAAACAATCATGACTTTGATCCTTTCGGCGACTTTTTCAATGATTTGAACAATTTCAAACCTTCTTCTAATAACGTCCCTCCAACTCAATCTGGTGGAGGATATGGAGGAAACGGTGGTTATGGACCTCAAAACCGAGGCCCACTTCAAACACCTCCTAGTCAAGAAAAAGGACTCCTAGAGGAATATGGTATCAATATTACTGAGATTGCTCGTCGGGGAGATATTGACCCTGTTATCGGTCGAGATGAGGAGATTATCCGCGTTATCGAAATCCTAAACCGTCGAACCAAGAACAACCCTGTCCTTATCGGAGAACCAGGTGTTGGTAAAACAGCCGTTGTCGAAGGGCTAGCTCAGAAGATTGTCGATGGCGATGTTCCCTATAAACTCCAAGGCAAGCAGGTCATCCGTCTGGATGTAGTCAGTCTAGTCCAAGGAACAGGTATTCGAGGCCAATTTGAAGAACGTATGCAAAAGCTCATGGAAGAAATTCGCAAACGCGAGGACATCATCCTCTTTATCGACGAAATCCATGAAATTGTTGGTGCAGGGTCAGCAGGTGATGGCAATATGGATGCAGGCAATATCCTCAAACCAGCCCTTGCCCGTGGTGAATTGCAAATGGTCGGAGCCACTACTCTCAATGAATACCGTATCATTGAAAAAGATGCTGCTTTGGAACGCCGTATGCAGCCTGTCAAAGTTGATGAACCAACTGTCGAAGAAACCATTATCATCCTCAAAGGGGTTCAAAAGAAATACGAAGACTACCATCACGTCAAGTACACAGACGCTGCTATCGAAGCTGCTGCAAATCTTTCCAATCGCTATATCCAAGACCGCTTCTTGCCAGACAAGGCTATTGACCTGTTAGATGAAGCTGGTTCTAAGATGAATCTGACGCTGAACTTTGTTGATCCTAAAGTGATTGATCAGCGTTTAATTGAAGCTGAGAATCTCAAGGCTCAAGCTACTCGAGAGGAAGACTTTGAAAAGGCTGCCTATTTCCGCGATCAGATTGCCAAGTACAAGGAAATGCAGAAGAACAAGGTGACCGATCAGGATACTCCTATCATTAGCGAGAAAACAATCGAACATATCATTGAGCAGAAAACCAATATCCCTGTTGGAGAACTCAAAGAAAAAGAACAGTCTCAGCTTATCCATCTAGCAGACGACCTCAAAGCTCATGTCATTGGTCAAGATGAAGCTGTCGATAAGATTGCTAAGGCCATCCGTCGTAATCGTGTTGGACTTGGAACTCCTAACCGCCCAATCGGAAGCTTCCTCTTTGTCGGACCAACTGGTGTCGGTAAGACAGAACTTTCCAAACAACTAGCCATTGAGCTCTTTGGTTCTGCTGACAGCATGATTCGCTTTGATATGAGTGAATACATGGAAAAACACAGTGTGGCTAAATTGGTCGGAGCCCCTCCAGGCTATGTAGGCTATGACGAAGCTGGTCAACTGACTGAAAAAGTTCGTCGCAATCCTTACTCTCTCATCCTTCTCGATGAAGTTGAAAAAGCCCACCCAGATGTGATGCACATGTTCCTTCAAGTATTGGACGATGGTCGTTTGACTGATGGGCAAGGACGAACAGTTAGCTTTAAAGATGCTATCATTATCATGACTTCAAATGCGGGTACCGGTAAGGCCGAAGCCAGCGTTGGTTTTGGAGCTGCTCGTGAAGGTCGAACCAACTCTGTCCTCGGTGAACTCGGTAACTTCTTTAGCCCAGAGTTTATGAACCGTTTTGACGGCATCATCGAATTTAAACCTCTCAGCAAGGACAACCTTCTCCAAATCGTCGAACTCATGCTAGCGGATGTCAACAAACGCCTCTCTAGCAACAATATCCACCTCGATGTGACAGACAAGGTCAAGGAAAAGTTGGTTGACTTAGGTTATGATCCAAAAATGGGGGCACGCCCACTCCGCCGTACTATTCAAGACCATATCGAGGATGCCATCACTGACTTCTACCTTGAAAACCCAAGTGAAAAAGACCTCAAGGCAGTTATGACAAGCAATGGCAATATTCAAATCAAATCTGCCAAAAAAACTGAGAAAACAGAAGAGATTGCTTCTGAAATAGAAGAATAAATCTCATAAAAAGAACAGGAAACAAGATTTCCTGTTCTTTTTTTTAATTCTCTTCTTGAACTTGATAGCGAAGAATTGTTTTTAATTTGCTTGGCTCCGTTCGATGAAGGTTATTGAGATAAATTTCTCGGTGGACTTCCGAAGTTCTTTTGAGTTTATGAAGTTGACAAAAATGCTCCATCTCTGCAAAAGTCTCATTTTCAGTATCAAAAGGTCCTACATGAAGCATAGCAAGGATTTGGCCTTCTTCTATCATTTCAAAACGAATAGCCTCATAGAGAGGATTTGGCTTCTTGATTTTGACCTCGTTCAGAGCTACCTCAAATAGTTCTCGCGTAATAAAATCGGGTTGCCCAATCATAATGCTATAAGAAAGCTCACTTTTTACCAGTTCTCCCTCCTTCTCCTTTTTCCATACACCTTCTAAAGGAAAGACTGTAAAATCCGTGTAAACCTCATCCAGAGGAGCTTTTTTATACTTCATCTTTATCGCATAGGCTAAGGCATATAAGGCCCCTACGCGTTCTGAAAAATCTTCTTGATTTGGATCACCTTTACCATCAATCACGATATAGGATTGACCTGGCACCTGCAAGATGCTGGGCCTAGCTTTCACTTGATAAAGATTTTTTGCTTCTTTTCTCCATTCGTATTTCATTTGGTTCTTCTCCTTTCTATCTCTAGTATAGCACCAAAACCCTGACATCTTTTGTCAAGGTTTGTAAAGTTTTTGGATTTTTTCTAATCTAGAAAGCAATTCCTTCTTCAGATGATTGGGGGCGAGTATTTCCACCCCATCTAGATAAGACAGGAGGTAAGTATACAGACTTTCATGCTCTGGTAGGACTGTCTTGACATAATAACACCCATCTTTCCCCAAGCTAATCTCATCTTCTGAAAAATCTTCATAAACCCGGAAAGCAAGCTTGGGACTAAACTT comes from Streptococcus oralis and encodes:
- a CDS encoding TfoX/Sxy family protein; this encodes MASSKEYLDFILEQLSELEEMSYRPMMGEYILYYRGKIIGGIYDNRLLLKPVKVVMDQLGQTRLERPYEGAKEMILIEDIEDKSFLMKLIKEMYEVLPAPKVKKKA
- a CDS encoding DUF1797 family protein, coding for MESHLVRIINRLEAMTKDGGNLKRNFEREGVVVAEVAYSHDEENGSLFTLRDVEARETYTFDSIDLIAMEIYELLY
- a CDS encoding HAD hydrolase family protein; amino-acid sequence: MKFVFDLDGTLSFDYMTIDEEIQQVLLKAEDYGHELVFASARSYRDCLGLLGPELSQRLVIGLNGGVAYHLGKAIFERNLDARVYHALVDYCQTYNLPFFADDCFDYSGQIVEKIPFISSVDPLKVARHQKLEDLGTPIKVVVYMGDHEELLDDLLGQLERLGQAHLSYHAHEKCLYVNPLDTHKATTVEKLCGENFIAFGNDQNDIELFKTSLYSVQIGDFAGLTPYADDTLEIKGAPSPAVAAKILQTFAEFKGK
- a CDS encoding bifunctional methylenetetrahydrofolate dehydrogenase/methenyltetrahydrofolate cyclohydrolase — translated: MAQIIDGKALAAKLQGQLAEKTAKLKEETGLVPGLVVILVGDNPASQVYVRNKERSALAAGFRSEVVRVPEAITQAELLDLIAKYNQDPAWHGILVQLPLPKHIDEEAVLLAIDPEKDVDGFHPLNMGRLWSGHPVMIPSTPAGIMEMFHEYGIDLEGKNAVVIGRSNIVGKPMAQLLLAKNATVTLTHSRTHHLAKVAAKADILVVAIGRAKFVTADFVKPGAVVIDVGMNRDENGKLCGDVDYDAVAPLASHITPVPGGVGPMTITMLMEQTYQAALRTLNKD
- a CDS encoding amino acid ABC transporter permease, whose amino-acid sequence is MNFSFLPKYLPYFNYGALITVLISILVVCLGTIIGVLLAFAQRSRFKPLVWFANVYVWIFRGTPMMVQIMIAFALMHINAPTIQVGILGVDLSRLIPGILIISMNSGAYVSETVRAGINAVPKGQLEAAYSLGIRPKNAMRYVILPQAIKNILPALGNEFITIIKDSSLLSAIGVMELWNGATTVATTTYLPLTPLLFAAFYYLIMTSVLTVALKAFEKHIGQGDKK
- a CDS encoding GyrI-like domain-containing protein, with the translated sequence MKYEWRKEAKNLYQVKARPSILQVPGQSYIVIDGKGDPNQEDFSERVGALYALAYAIKMKYKKAPLDEVYTDFTVFPLEGVWKKEKEGELVKSELSYSIMIGQPDFITRELFEVALNEVKIKKPNPLYEAIRFEMIEEGQILAMLHVGPFDTENETFAEMEHFCQLHKLKRTSEVHREIYLNNLHRTEPSKLKTILRYQVQEEN
- a CDS encoding bifunctional DnaQ family exonuclease/ATP-dependent helicase, with product MNARNDRYVVVDLEATSTGSKAKIIQVGIVVIENGEIIDQYATDVNPHEPLDSHIKELTGLTDQRLAAAPEFSQVAGKIFELVKDGIFVAHNVQFDANLLAEFLFFEGYELRTPRVDTVELAQVLYPQFEKYNLGILCQELGIELEHAHTALSDAQATAELLLYMRQKLFELQKGLLESLLKLADNLLYESYLVIEEVYQQQSLLSSPDLMELHGLFLRKESKALVPQKLSKDFAKNISLLGLEERPQQLDFAEKVEQLLEEHQTSFIQAQTGLGKTYGYLLPALNSESEAGILVSVPTKILQNQIMQEEGQRLKEVFHLEIHSLKGPQNYLKLDAFHRVLHRPESNRLFTRFKMQLLIWLTETETGDLDEIGQLYRYQHFLPELVHDGKLSKKSLFATEDFWKRGQEKAKTSRVLLTNHAYLVTRLEDNPEFVDNRLVILDEAQKMLLALENLAQQAYRLEELVTQIEKSLESVEDLVQKRLLESIGFECRYLIEHYQSGLKNGKWLDSLEELRQHFSELALPEYRETANFFTSDREFWLATAEKSSKDVLICSSKKGRFILADLLPEDCRLLGVSATLEISNRVSLADLLGFPDAPLVRLDVAKQEQQEVYLIDDFPLVTEVSPVDYASEVASVIRSLQAFQEPLLVLFTSKEMLLAVSDLLDQPHLAQYKNGEPSQLKKRFEKGERQILLGTGSFWEGVDFSTHPCVIQVIPRLPFQNPHEPLTKKLNQELRQEGKNPFYDYQLPMAIIRLKQALGRTVRRSDQGSVAVILDSRVVSKRYGKQIAQALSKERAVQVLSRERLEPAVADFLQSHRNRMKEKSKKEKR
- a CDS encoding ATP-dependent Clp protease ATP-binding subunit is translated as MLCQNCKINDSTIHLYTNINGQQKQIDLCQNCYKIIKTDPNNTLFKGMTDLNNHDFDPFGDFFNDLNNFKPSSNNVPPTQSGGGYGGNGGYGPQNRGPLQTPPSQEKGLLEEYGINITEIARRGDIDPVIGRDEEIIRVIEILNRRTKNNPVLIGEPGVGKTAVVEGLAQKIVDGDVPYKLQGKQVIRLDVVSLVQGTGIRGQFEERMQKLMEEIRKREDIILFIDEIHEIVGAGSAGDGNMDAGNILKPALARGELQMVGATTLNEYRIIEKDAALERRMQPVKVDEPTVEETIIILKGVQKKYEDYHHVKYTDAAIEAAANLSNRYIQDRFLPDKAIDLLDEAGSKMNLTLNFVDPKVIDQRLIEAENLKAQATREEDFEKAAYFRDQIAKYKEMQKNKVTDQDTPIISEKTIEHIIEQKTNIPVGELKEKEQSQLIHLADDLKAHVIGQDEAVDKIAKAIRRNRVGLGTPNRPIGSFLFVGPTGVGKTELSKQLAIELFGSADSMIRFDMSEYMEKHSVAKLVGAPPGYVGYDEAGQLTEKVRRNPYSLILLDEVEKAHPDVMHMFLQVLDDGRLTDGQGRTVSFKDAIIIMTSNAGTGKAEASVGFGAAREGRTNSVLGELGNFFSPEFMNRFDGIIEFKPLSKDNLLQIVELMLADVNKRLSSNNIHLDVTDKVKEKLVDLGYDPKMGARPLRRTIQDHIEDAITDFYLENPSEKDLKAVMTSNGNIQIKSAKKTEKTEEIASEIEE
- a CDS encoding NAD(P)H-hydrate dehydratase, yielding MKVIDQTLLEKVIIERSRTSHKGDYGRLLLLGGTYPYGGAIIMAALAAVKSGAGLVTVGTDRENILALHSHLPEAMAFSLQDQQLLKEQLEKAEVVLLGPGLREDAFGEELVRRFFDSLRKDQILIADGGALGILAKAHLTFPSSQLILTPHQKEWERLSGIVLDHQNTEATARALSAFPQRTILVEKGSATRIWKAGQSEYYQLQVGGPYQATGGMGDTLAGMIAGFAGQFHQVSLYERVVAATHLHSAIAQELAQENYLVLPTEISKALPKTMKKISQKGS
- a CDS encoding amino acid ABC transporter ATP-binding protein; the encoded protein is MTETLIKIEELHKSFGKNEVLKGINLEIKRGEVVVIIGPSGSGKSTLLRSMNLLEEASKGKVIFEGVDITDKKNDLFAMREKMGMVFQQFNLFPNMTVMENITLSPIKTKGESKEVAEKRAQELLEKVGLPDKATAYPQSLSGGQQQRIAIARGLAMEPDVLLFDEPTSALDPEMVGEVLAVMQDLAKSGMTMVIVTHEMGFAREVADRVIFMADGVVVEDGTPEQVFEQTQEQRTKDFLSKVL